Proteins found in one Sorghum bicolor cultivar BTx623 chromosome 1, Sorghum_bicolor_NCBIv3, whole genome shotgun sequence genomic segment:
- the LOC8085672 gene encoding uncharacterized protein LOC8085672, whose translation MARARGLFCLVSPVRGEPSDLHRRRRSSAACICCVGPHHKPSSGAPDADLSVRLPLISCCSGGEVRGRSSSSATRTPRTPRTPSARRLCGVRSRTPRRGQVCCFPVASAGPGPAGVARTPRTPARQGPGSAKLGRRRRWFRSARQAGAQTTPRFRFAGRDTAHAGNSNNKSLAEAEMAAAAADEETCSNDEYALLCREGFSREDVAAVTIQAYFRGHLARRAFRALKSLVRIQAVARGAFVRRQAEAAIHCMQAMARLQARVRARRMLAVAKPEPQEEQLLQS comes from the exons ATGGCGAGAGCAAGGGGCTTGTTCTGCCTCGTGTCGCCGGTCCGCGGCGAGCCCTCCgacctccaccgccgccgccgcagcagcgcCGCATGCATATGCTGCGTCGGCCCTCACCACAAGCCGTCGTCCGGCGCTCCCGACGCCGACCTGAGCGTGAGGCTGCCGCTCATCAGCTGCTGCAGCGGCGGGGAGGTCCgcggccgcagcagcagcagcgccacGCGCACGCCGCGCACCCCGAGGACGCCCAGCGCCAGGCGCCTCTGCGGCGTGCGCTCACGCACGCCGCGCCGCGGGCAGGTCTGCTGCTTCCCCGTCGCGTCGGCAGGACCGGGACCCGCCGGCGTCGCGAGGACGCCGAGAACCCCCGCCAGGCAGGGCCCGGGCAGCGCCAAGCTGGGCAGGCGGCGCCGTTGGTTCCGCTCCGCTCGCCAGGCGGGGGCGCAGACGACGCCGCGCTTTCGGTTCGCCGGCCGCGACACCGCCCACGCtggcaacagcaacaacaaaaGCCTCGCGGAGGCGGAGATGGCAGCGGCGGCTGCCGACGAGGAGACGTGCTCCAACGACGAGTACGCGCTGCTCTGCAGGGAGGGCTTCTCCCGGGAGGACGTGGCCGCGGTCACCATCCAGGCCTACTTCCGAGGCCACCTG GCGCGGCGGGCGTTCAGGGCGCTCAAGAGCCTGGTGAGGATTCAGGCGGTGGCGCGGGGCGCGTTCGTGCGGCGGCAGGCGGAGGCGGCCATCCACTGCATGCAGGCGATGGCGCGgctgcaggcgcgcgtgcgcgcCCGGCGGATGCTGGCCGTGGCCAAACCCGAACCACAGGAGGAGCAGCTCTTGCAGAGCTGA
- the LOC8085671 gene encoding glutathione S-transferase F11 — MASVKVFGSPTSAEVARVLMCLFEKEVEFQLIRVDAYRGTKRMPQYLKLQPHGEALTFEDESLTLSDSRGILRHISYKYAKQGNPDLIGTGALERASIEQWLQTEAQSFDSPSAEMVYSLAILPPTLPRQQNDNNGTGSGFNARDVAVGSNADASSGKRGVAGSEQPAASQNQLSPQKEEEMLKLFGQRKKDLEKLLDIYEQRLEEARFLAGDNFTIADLSHLPNADRLVSDPRSRRLFESRKNVSRWWHDVSNRETWKYVKSLQRPPSTSTDASAMNAQGQQQHLPGSTDGHGVKNERHF; from the exons ATGGCGAGCGTGAAGGTTTTCGGGTCACCCACCTCGGCGGAGGTCGCCCGCGTGCTCATGTGCCTGttcgagaaggaggtggagttccagcTGATCCGCGTCGACGCCTACCGCGGCACCAAGCgcatgccccagtacctcaagcTGCAGCCGCACGGCGAGGCGCTCACCTTCGAGGACGAGAGCCTCACCCTCTCCG ATTCCAGGGGGATCCTGCGCCACATCTCGTACAAGTACGCGAAGCAGGGCAACCCGGACCTGATCGGCACGGGCGCTCTGGAGCGCGCGTCCATCGAGCAGTGGCTGCAGACGGAGGCGCAGAGCTTCGACTCGCCCAGCGCCGAGATGGTCTACAGCCTCGCCATCCTGCCGCCCACCCTGCCCAGGCAGCAGAACGACAACAACGGCACCGGCAGCGGGTTCAACGCCAGGGACGTGGCCGTGGGCAGCAACGCCGACGCGTCCAGCGGCAAGCGCGGTGTGGCCGGATCAGAGCAGCCGGCGGCGAGCCAGAACCAGCTGAGCCCGCAGAAGGAGGAGGAGATGCTGAAGCTGTTCGGGCAGAGGAAGAAGGACCTGGAGAAGCTGCTGGACATCTACGAGCAGCGGCTGGAGGAGGCCAGGTTCCTGGCCGGCGACAACTTCACCATCGCCGACCTGTCGCACCTGCCCAACGCCGACCGCCTCGTCTCCGACCCGCGCTCCCGCCGCCTGTTCGAGTCCCGCAAGAACGTCAGCAGGTGGTGGCATGACGTCTCCAACCGCGAAACCTGGAAGTACGTCAAGAGCCTGCAGCGCCCGCCGTCCACGTCCACCGACGCCAGCGCCATGAACGCCCAGGGCCAGCAGCAGCACCTGCCGGGATCCACCGACGGCCACGGCGTGAAGAACGAGCGGCACTTCTAG